A genomic window from Streptomyces sp. NBC_01429 includes:
- a CDS encoding DeoR/GlpR family DNA-binding transcription regulator, whose protein sequence is MLPAERHRRICEALRAQRIVSTEDFSRMLDVSAETVRRDLVTLERRGLLVRVHGGATNNAGGFGEEAPFDERSGMDRGAKVAIGVAAAALVRPGQTVVIDVGTTAVEVARALPPDYRGTVATCSLLVAAELAGRPNVEVLVSGGRLRAGDLVCSNAQTMAFFADLRSDVAFLGSGGVDASAGLTDFHLDEVATRRLILANTVRSYILADASKFGRVAPHRVCGLEEVDGLITDARPSPTLESGVERSGGIVVVA, encoded by the coding sequence ATGCTCCCCGCTGAACGCCATCGCCGTATCTGTGAGGCGTTGCGCGCGCAGCGGATCGTATCGACCGAGGACTTCTCCCGCATGCTCGACGTCTCCGCCGAGACCGTCCGCCGTGACCTGGTCACCCTGGAACGGCGCGGGCTGCTGGTACGGGTCCACGGCGGCGCGACCAACAACGCGGGCGGCTTCGGCGAGGAGGCACCGTTCGACGAGCGCTCCGGGATGGACCGGGGCGCGAAGGTGGCCATCGGGGTCGCCGCGGCGGCGCTGGTGCGTCCCGGCCAGACCGTGGTGATCGACGTCGGTACGACGGCGGTGGAGGTGGCCCGAGCCCTTCCGCCGGACTACCGGGGCACCGTCGCCACCTGCTCCCTGCTGGTCGCCGCCGAGCTGGCGGGCCGGCCCAACGTCGAAGTCCTAGTCAGCGGCGGCCGGTTGCGCGCCGGTGACCTGGTCTGCTCCAACGCGCAGACCATGGCCTTCTTCGCGGATCTCCGCTCCGACGTCGCGTTCCTCGGCTCCGGGGGAGTGGACGCCTCGGCGGGACTGACCGATTTCCATCTGGACGAGGTGGCCACCCGGCGGCTGATCCTCGCCAACACCGTCCGTTCCTACATCCTCGCGGACGCCAGCAAGTTCGGCCGGGTCGCCCCGCACCGCGTGTGCGGCCTGGAGGAGGTCGACGGGCTGATCACCGATGCCCGGCCGTCCCCGACGCTGGAGTCGGGCGTGGAACGCTCCGGCGGCATCGTCGTCGTCGCGTAG
- a CDS encoding glycoside hydrolase family 16 protein has product MRTSRTRHPRTARVPRAPRTARTPLLAAALALTVALAGFVGLSGAGTAQGAIPPAPGWNLQWSDDFDGANRALPNSANWQTDTGHGYPGGPGNWGTGEIQNYTASPDNLSLDGNGNLRITPLRDGAGNWTSGRIETKRSDFKAPAGGTLRIESRIQMPNVTGAAASGYWPAFWALGSPYRGNYWNWPGIGEFDIMENVNGLNSVWGVLHCGVNPGGPCNETTGIAASRACPGASCQSAFHTYRFEWDRSVTPNELRWYVDDQLFHTVRQNQMDAASWTNMTDHAGYFILLNVAIGGAFPDALGGSTPTAATVPGRPMLVDYVAVWTRGGGAGTTDPPPAGSSTLYARPGAALGDSTGSAASVTVASAGGANYDGTPNNPQVFTSSGITRTYNGGSTQFDLFVDAGTTIGNGPQVRVSYDRTGDGVWDRTETYQYFATDPVPGYEHYTQAKGLKSSTGSHGDLVNGKVRIEVWNAIGGGAGTLGVGNQSVVRVPFG; this is encoded by the coding sequence TTGAGAACGAGCCGCACCAGACACCCGCGCACCGCCCGCGTCCCCCGCGCCCCACGTACCGCCCGCACCCCCTTGCTCGCGGCGGCCCTCGCCCTGACCGTGGCCCTCGCCGGGTTCGTCGGGCTGAGCGGCGCCGGTACCGCGCAGGGCGCCATCCCGCCCGCGCCCGGCTGGAATCTCCAGTGGAGCGACGACTTCGACGGGGCGAACCGCGCCCTGCCCAACTCCGCCAACTGGCAGACGGACACCGGCCACGGATACCCCGGCGGGCCCGGCAACTGGGGTACGGGCGAGATCCAGAACTACACCGCGAGCCCCGACAACCTCAGCCTCGACGGCAACGGCAATCTGCGGATCACCCCGCTCAGGGACGGCGCGGGCAACTGGACCTCGGGCCGGATCGAGACCAAGCGCTCCGACTTCAAGGCCCCGGCGGGCGGCACCCTGCGCATCGAGAGCCGTATCCAGATGCCGAACGTGACCGGCGCCGCCGCGTCCGGCTACTGGCCCGCCTTCTGGGCACTGGGCTCGCCGTACCGGGGCAACTACTGGAACTGGCCGGGCATCGGCGAGTTCGACATCATGGAGAACGTCAACGGGCTCAACTCCGTCTGGGGCGTGCTGCACTGCGGCGTGAACCCGGGCGGCCCGTGCAACGAGACCACGGGCATCGCCGCCAGCCGCGCCTGCCCCGGGGCGAGCTGCCAGTCCGCCTTCCACACCTACCGGTTCGAGTGGGACCGCTCGGTCACCCCCAACGAGCTGCGCTGGTACGTGGACGACCAGCTCTTCCACACTGTCCGGCAGAACCAGATGGACGCCGCGTCGTGGACCAACATGACCGACCACGCGGGGTACTTCATCCTCCTCAACGTGGCGATCGGCGGCGCGTTCCCGGACGCGCTGGGCGGCTCCACCCCGACCGCCGCGACCGTCCCCGGCCGTCCCATGCTCGTCGACTACGTGGCGGTCTGGACGCGTGGCGGCGGCGCGGGCACCACCGACCCGCCCCCGGCGGGCTCCTCGACCCTGTACGCGCGGCCGGGCGCAGCGCTCGGCGACTCCACCGGCTCGGCGGCGAGCGTCACCGTCGCCTCGGCGGGCGGCGCCAACTACGACGGGACGCCGAACAACCCGCAGGTCTTCACGTCGAGCGGGATCACCCGGACGTACAACGGCGGCTCCACCCAGTTCGACCTGTTCGTGGACGCGGGCACGACCATCGGCAACGGCCCTCAGGTCAGGGTGAGTTACGACCGTACGGGCGACGGCGTCTGGGACCGTACGGAGACGTACCAGTACTTCGCCACCGATCCCGTGCCCGGTTACGAGCACTACACCCAGGCCAAGGGCCTGAAGTCGTCCACCGGTTCACACGGCGACCTGGTCAACGGCAAGGTGCGGATCGAGGTCTGGAACGCCATCGGCGGCGGCGCCGGCACGCTGGGCGTCGGCAACCAGTCGGTAGTGCGCGTCCCGTTCGGCTGA
- a CDS encoding ABC transporter permease, whose amino-acid sequence MSGLSFAVRSIRARRAEFVASFLAVLGGAILVTACGVLLESGLFAGIAPQRYGTVPVVVGARQSVTAPEDDGPDAVEPLPERAMLPAGLVGKIAATPGVRGAVGEVSFPATIVTDDGTVLSAPGDGQTLGHGWGSARLTPFALRSGRAPRLPDEIVLDAETAARAGADVGARIRIATAEGSVPYRVVGVAAPPDGAGLPRQSALFFTDARAGELSGHPRAFAAIGVFTDPGVETGGAEGLIGLVRSLNASDTAVTRIERTLADQGYGERAVVRAGDARGEVEFLGAARSRTVLSVVSGSFSGFVLMIVVLVVAGTLSLMVHQRRREIALLRAVAATSRQVHRMLATETLLVSGAAALLGVGPGYLAARLLRDGFARIGVIEEGFALSVGPVPGVVAVLLCLGAARLAVWAAARRQVRVRPVEALRESAVETPELGRGRIIGGYVLLGLALIAVAALPFLPPNLAVVPAGLSSMLALIGVAMLGPRLMAALTRLGGALLPRGAAGFLAAANSRAGARRLAAAVTPLVLTIGFATSQFYSQTTLAEATRYQARAATVADFVVAGAGGGVAPGVAGAAREVPGVTAATPLVATEVVAVGRTLLGEPLSRSAAYGIDATGLDGTLELPVASGRLGDLRGDTVALSETEARYLGKRVGDRVALVLGDGTRAKPRVVAVYRPNLGFGDVLLPATTVLPHTTDRLADVVLVALAPGADRAAVATGLGALERHYPGLAVGDRASLLVAQDHEVEANAWLNRLLLGVLLGYVALSVATTLVTVTTGRARELALLRLVGGTRRQVARMLAIETALLSGIAVALGTLVAAVPLVVLALSLTGTPLPSGPPWVFAAIVAAAVLTAVLSIRVPARGVLRARPLEAMRSRE is encoded by the coding sequence ATGAGCGGCCTGTCCTTCGCCGTGCGGTCGATCCGGGCCCGCCGGGCCGAGTTCGTCGCGTCGTTCCTCGCGGTGCTCGGCGGCGCCATCCTGGTGACCGCCTGCGGGGTGCTGCTGGAGTCGGGCCTCTTCGCCGGGATCGCGCCCCAGCGCTACGGGACCGTCCCCGTCGTGGTCGGCGCCCGGCAGTCGGTCACCGCGCCGGAGGACGACGGCCCGGACGCCGTCGAGCCGCTGCCCGAGCGGGCCATGCTCCCCGCCGGGCTGGTCGGGAAGATCGCCGCCACCCCCGGCGTCCGCGGCGCCGTCGGCGAGGTCAGCTTCCCGGCGACGATCGTCACGGACGACGGCACGGTGCTGAGCGCACCCGGCGACGGGCAGACGCTGGGCCACGGCTGGGGTTCGGCGCGGCTGACGCCGTTCGCGCTGCGCTCGGGCCGGGCCCCGCGCCTCCCCGACGAGATCGTGCTCGACGCGGAGACCGCCGCGCGGGCGGGCGCCGATGTGGGGGCCCGGATACGGATCGCGACGGCCGAGGGCTCCGTACCGTACCGGGTCGTCGGTGTGGCGGCCCCGCCGGACGGCGCCGGACTGCCGCGTCAGAGCGCGCTGTTCTTCACCGACGCGCGGGCCGGCGAACTGTCCGGGCACCCCCGCGCGTTCGCGGCCATCGGCGTCTTCACCGACCCCGGCGTGGAGACCGGCGGCGCGGAGGGGCTGATCGGACTCGTGCGCTCGCTGAACGCGTCCGACACCGCCGTCACCCGGATCGAACGCACCCTCGCTGACCAGGGGTACGGGGAGCGCGCGGTGGTACGGGCCGGCGACGCGCGCGGCGAGGTCGAGTTCCTCGGCGCGGCGCGGTCGCGCACCGTGCTGTCGGTGGTGTCCGGTTCGTTCTCCGGCTTCGTGCTGATGATCGTCGTGCTGGTGGTGGCGGGCACACTGTCGCTGATGGTGCATCAGCGGCGGCGTGAGATCGCCCTGTTGCGCGCCGTGGCGGCCACCTCGCGCCAGGTGCACCGGATGCTCGCCACCGAGACCCTGCTGGTGTCGGGCGCGGCCGCGCTGCTCGGTGTCGGGCCCGGCTATCTCGCCGCGCGGCTGCTGCGGGACGGATTCGCCCGGATCGGTGTGATCGAGGAGGGCTTCGCGCTCTCCGTCGGCCCGGTGCCCGGGGTGGTCGCGGTGCTGCTGTGCCTGGGCGCCGCCCGGCTCGCGGTGTGGGCGGCGGCCAGGCGCCAGGTGCGGGTGCGCCCGGTGGAGGCGCTGCGGGAGTCTGCGGTGGAGACGCCGGAGCTGGGGCGCGGCCGGATCATCGGCGGCTACGTGCTGCTGGGCCTGGCGCTGATCGCCGTGGCGGCCCTGCCGTTCCTGCCGCCGAACCTCGCCGTGGTGCCCGCCGGGCTCTCCTCGATGCTCGCCCTGATCGGTGTCGCGATGCTCGGCCCCCGGCTGATGGCCGCGCTCACCCGTCTCGGCGGCGCGCTGCTGCCGCGCGGCGCCGCGGGCTTCCTCGCGGCGGCCAACAGCCGCGCCGGTGCGCGGCGGCTGGCGGCGGCCGTCACCCCGCTCGTGCTGACGATCGGCTTCGCGACCAGCCAGTTCTACAGCCAGACCACCCTGGCCGAGGCGACGCGGTACCAGGCCCGCGCGGCGACGGTCGCCGACTTCGTGGTCGCCGGGGCGGGCGGCGGCGTCGCGCCCGGGGTCGCCGGGGCCGCCCGCGAGGTGCCCGGTGTCACGGCGGCGACCCCGCTGGTCGCCACCGAGGTCGTCGCCGTCGGGCGGACCCTCCTCGGTGAACCGCTCTCGCGGTCCGCCGCCTACGGCATCGACGCCACCGGACTCGACGGAACACTCGAACTGCCCGTCGCCTCAGGCCGGTTGGGTGATCTGCGCGGCGACACCGTCGCGCTCAGCGAGACCGAGGCGCGCTACCTCGGCAAGCGGGTCGGCGACCGCGTCGCGCTCGTCCTGGGCGACGGGACCCGCGCGAAGCCCCGCGTCGTCGCCGTGTACCGCCCCAACCTGGGCTTCGGCGATGTGCTGCTGCCCGCGACCACGGTGCTGCCGCACACCACCGACCGGCTCGCCGACGTCGTACTCGTCGCCCTGGCACCCGGCGCGGACCGCGCGGCTGTCGCCACCGGGCTGGGCGCGCTGGAGCGGCACTACCCGGGGCTGGCCGTCGGCGACCGCGCCTCGCTGCTCGTCGCGCAGGACCACGAGGTGGAGGCCAACGCCTGGCTGAACCGGCTGCTGCTCGGGGTGCTGCTGGGGTACGTGGCGCTGTCGGTGGCCACCACCCTCGTCACCGTCACCACCGGCCGGGCCCGCGAACTCGCGCTGCTGCGCCTGGTGGGCGGCACCCGCCGCCAGGTCGCCCGGATGCTGGCCATCGAGACGGCGCTCCTGTCGGGCATCGCGGTGGCGCTCGGCACGCTGGTGGCCGCCGTACCGCTGGTGGTACTGGCCCTGTCCCTCACCGGCACGCCGCTGCCGTCCGGGCCGCCGTGGGTGTTCGCCGCCATCGTGGCGGCGGCCGTGCTGACGGCCGTGCTGTCGATCCGTGTCCCGGCGCGCGGGGTGCTGCGGGCCCGGCCCCTGGAGGCGATGCGGTCGCGGGAGTGA